The Gopherus evgoodei ecotype Sinaloan lineage unplaced genomic scaffold, rGopEvg1_v1.p scaffold_45_arrow_ctg1, whole genome shotgun sequence genome has a window encoding:
- the LOC115642718 gene encoding olfactory receptor 5V1-like — MENQTTVTEFILLGLSNDSHLQIPLFLVFLVIYLITLVGNILIMLVIKVDPQLHTPMYFFLSNLSFLDVCYSSVTVPKMLENFLAEKKTISLSGCIAQIFFFIFMVGTEIFLLSVMAYDLYAAICNPLRYSTTMSHQVCVKMVLSAWISGFLDSLVNTLYLTDLSFCSPREINHFSCKLPLLLQLSCTDTFANEMVILCFSMTLGFASLLLILTSYICILSTILRIRSSEGRRRAFSTYASHITIVLLFCGTAFIRYMRPASGYTFALDKLVSVQYSILTPMLNPIIYSLKNKDVKLALRKLLGR, encoded by the coding sequence ATGGAAAATCAAACCACAGTGACTGAGTTTATCCTGCTCGGACTTTCAAATGACTCACACCTCCAGATTCCACTCTTCCTggtgtttttagttatttatcTAATCACTCTGGTGGGAAACATTTTGATCATGCTGGTAATAAAGGTTGATCCTcagctccacacccccatgtatttcttcctgagCAACCTATCCTTTCTTGATGTCTGTTACTCTTCAGTCACAGTTCCGAAGATGCTGGAGAACTTCCTGGCAGAGAAGAAGACCATTTCACTCAGTGGCTGCATTGCCCAGATATTCTTCTTTATTTTCATGGTTGGGACAGAGATTTTTCTCCTCTCAGTGATGGCATATGATCTATATGCTGCCATATGCAATCCTTTAAGATACAGCACCACTATGAGCCACCAGGTCTGTGTGAAGATGGTGTTGAGTGCATGGATATCTGGTTTCCTGGATTCCTTGGTCAACACACTTTACCTTACAGACTTGAGTTTCTGCAGTCCTCGTGAAATTAACCATTTCAGCTGCAAACTTCCGCTTCTGCTGCAGCTCTCCTGCACTGACACCTTTGCTAATGAGATGGTGATACTCTGCTTCAGCATGACATTAGGCTTTGCCTCCCTCCTACTCATCCTGACTTCATACATTTGCATCCTCTCCACCATCCTCAGGATCAGATCCTCGGAGGGCAGGCGCAGAGCCTTCTCCACCTATGCCTCACATATCACCATAGTTCTGTTGTTCTGCGGGACGGCATTCATCAGGTACATGAGACCTGCCTCTGGATATACTTTTGCTCTTGACAAACTAGTGTCCGTGCAGTACAGCATCTTAACacccatgttaaaccccatcatctacagcctgaaaaatAAGGATGTGAAGCTGGCTTTGAGAAAACTGTTGGGCAGATGA